From a single Brassica napus cultivar Da-Ae chromosome C9, Da-Ae, whole genome shotgun sequence genomic region:
- the LOC106429092 gene encoding probable aldo-keto reductase 6 — MAEEAFGVRRMKLGSQGLEVSAQGLGCMGLSAFYGAPTPETNAVALLRHAITAGITFLDTSDFYGPETNELLLGKALEDGLREKVELATKFGITASEDGKFGFRGDPQYVRSTCEASLRRLGVTSIDLYYQHRIDTTVPIEVTMGELKKLVEEGKIKYIGLSEASASTIRRAHAVHPLTAVQIEWSLWSREVEEDIIPTCRELGIGIVAYSPLGRGFFASGPKLAENLKQGDIRKNLPRFQKENLDHNKIVFEKVQEIARTKSCTPAQLALAWVHHQGDDVCPIPGTSKIENLIHNIGALSVKLTTDEMAELEAIARPDVVKGERHWNIMATYKNSETPQLSSWKAA; from the exons ATGGCCGAAGAAGCTTTCGGAGTTCGTAGGATGAAGCTGGGGAGCCAAGGGCTTGAGGTTTCGGCTCAGGGACTTGGTTGCATGGGTCTCTCCGCTTTCTACGGAGCTCCGACACCTGAGACCAACGCCGTCGCTCTCCTACGTCATGCCATTACAGCTGGAATCACATTCCTTGACACCTCCGACTTCTACGGCCCTGAGACAAACGAGCTGCTCCTCGGCAAG GCTTTGGAAGATGGTTTGAGGGAGAAAGTGGAACTGGCGACAAAGTTTGGGATCACTGCTTCTGAAGATGGAAAATTTGGTTTCAGGGGAGATCCACAGTATGTGAGGTCGACTTGTGAGGCTAGCTTAAGGCGTCTTGGTGTTACCTCCATTGATCTTTATTACCAGCATCGGATTGATACCACTGTCCCCATCGAAGTCACG ATGGGAGAACTGAAGAAGCTTGTTGAAGaaggtaaaataaaatacattggCTTGTCTGAAGCCTCTGCGTCAACTATCAGAAGAGCGCATGCGGTTCACCCACTAACCGCTGTGCAGATAGAATGGTCTTTATGGTCGAGAGAGGTGGAAGAAGATATCATTCCTACCTGCAG GGAGCTTGGGATTGGAATTGTAGCTTATAGCCCTCTAGGAAGAGGCTTCTTTGCATCAGGACCCAAACTTGCTGAGAATTTGAAGCAAGGTGATATACGAAAG AATCTACCAAGATTCCAAAAGGAGAACCTAGACCACAACAAGATTGTCTTCGAGAAAGTCCAAGAGATAGCAAGAACGAAAAGCTGCACTCCTGCACAACTAGCTCTTGCATGGGTTCACCACCAAGGAGATGATGTCTGTCCCATTCCAGGAACCTCCAAGATCGAAAACCTGATCCACAACATTGGCGCTTTATCTGTGAAACTCACTACTGATGAGATGGCTGAGCTTGAAGCCATTGCCAGACCGGATGTAGTGAAAGGGGAACGACATTGGAACATAATGGCTACTTACAAGAACTCTGAAACTCCACAATTGTCTTCTTGGAAAGCAGCATAA